The Fibrobacter sp. UWR3 DNA window CCAGGCCTGAACATCAGCATCAACGGCGGCATCAAGACGCTCGACCAGGTGGAAGAGCAACTGCAGGACCTGGACGGAGTGATGGTCGGGCGAGAAGCGTACGAAAACCCGTGGTTCCTGCGCGATGCCGACGAGCGGATTTTTAACGACCTGCGACCGGCGAGCGACAACCCCGCAGACATTATCGCCGGCAAGGCACGTCCCGCCACCCGCAAGGCGCTGCTCGAGGCCTACCTCCCCTACGTGGAGAAGCAGACCGCCGAAGGCTGCCCCGCGACCATCCTCGTTCGCCACCTGTACGGGCTATTCACCGGACTCCCCGGCGCCCGAAAGTTCCGCCAGATGCTGAGCAACAACGCCCCGCGAGCCGCACAGTTCGGCGGTGCCGCGGCACTTATCCGCCAGGCAATGGACCAGGTGACCGAGTAATTTGCGTTTTTCGGTAAAAAACAGCCCCGTCCGCACCCCCTAGTCTGCCCTAAAATCCCTCTTTCCCCTTGACAAAAGGCCAAAATATTTCTCTATTTGGGGGCACATTTTTAAGTTTAACCTTTAACGGAGATACAACCATGCCTTGCGGAAAGAAAAGAAAGCGCAGGAAGATTGCGACCCACAAGCGTAAAAAGCGCCGTCGTCGTGACCGTCACAAAAAGAAACTTCGCTAATATCCGTTAGCATCTTCTTGTGATTTCCAAAAGACGGAGTGAAAACTCCGTTTTTTAGTTTTTTTTGTTTTTAGGGCTTGCCCAAAGGAATCAAAATGATTGATCGCAACAAGCACTTCCTCCGCCTGATGGACTGGAGTGAAGAAAAAATCCTCGAAACCGTCGAAATCGCCTCCCGCCTGAAGGCCGAGGTTCACGCCGGCAAGGTGTCTGACCGTCTGCACGGCCAGAACATCGCCATGTTCTTCGAGAAACCCTCGCTGCGTACCATCACCACGTTCCAGGTGGGCATGAACCAGCTCGGCGGCCACGCCGTGCTCCTCGCCCCGGATTCCATCGGGCTCGGCAAGCGCGAAAGCGTCAAGGACGTCGCCCGCTGCCTCAGCCGCTGGGTGAACGCCATCGTAGTCCGTTGCTTCAAGCAGCAGCTGGTGGAAGAACTCGCCGAATTCGGCAGCGTCCCTATAGTGAACGCCCTCACCGACGACTGCCACCCCTGCCAGGCCATCGCCTTCGCGCAGATGATCAGCGAGAACCTCGGCGGTTTCAAGAACGCCGATGGCAAGCCGAAGACTGTCGCCTTCATCGGTGACGGCAACAACGTGGCAAACTCCTTCCTCGCGCTCGCCTCCAAGGTGGGCATGAACTTCACTCTCGCCTGCCCCAAGGGTTTCGAGCAGCCGAAGAACGTGGTGGAAGAAGCCGCAGCCGGCCTCAAGAAGCACGGCTGCCAGTACCGCGTGTTCAACGACCCGAAGGAAGCCGTCAAGGACGCCG harbors:
- the argF gene encoding ornithine carbamoyltransferase → MIDRNKHFLRLMDWSEEKILETVEIASRLKAEVHAGKVSDRLHGQNIAMFFEKPSLRTITTFQVGMNQLGGHAVLLAPDSIGLGKRESVKDVARCLSRWVNAIVVRCFKQQLVEELAEFGSVPIVNALTDDCHPCQAIAFAQMISENLGGFKNADGKPKTVAFIGDGNNVANSFLALASKVGMNFTLACPKGFEQPKNVVEEAAAGLKKHGCQYRVFNDPKEAVKDADILYSDVWVSMGQEGEKAEKQSHFLPFQINDELLKLAPAHCKVSHCLPAHRGEEITDSVMDNLDVNMSFEEAENRLHAHKAVLWQVMTPFSR